A window from Streptomyces sp. NBC_00335 encodes these proteins:
- a CDS encoding ABC transporter permease has translation MASTETKAKTDDLAGLEAGLDALDAVQTHRTPVREVLVKKVLPPVIAVGLVLLVWQILVAAKVTDETKLPALSSVWDSLSDMWMKGTLLEVIWTSVSRGLLGFLLALAIGTPLGLLVARVKFVRAAIGPILQGLQSLPSVAWVPPAVLWFGLNDAMMYTVILLGAVPSIANGLVSGIDQIPPLFLRAGRTLGATGLRGAWHVVMPAALPGYLAGLKQGWAFSWRSLMAAEIIASSPDLGLGLGQLLENGRNNIDLPGVFLAIILILVVGIAIDLLIFSPVERWVLRTRGLLVKS, from the coding sequence CCGCACCCCGGTCCGCGAGGTCCTCGTCAAGAAGGTCCTGCCGCCGGTCATCGCCGTCGGCCTGGTCCTCCTCGTCTGGCAGATCCTCGTCGCGGCGAAGGTCACCGACGAGACCAAGCTCCCCGCCCTGTCCTCCGTCTGGGACAGCCTGTCCGACATGTGGATGAAGGGCACCCTGCTCGAAGTCATCTGGACCAGCGTCTCGCGCGGTCTGCTCGGCTTCCTGCTGGCCCTGGCCATCGGCACCCCGCTCGGTCTGCTCGTCGCCCGGGTGAAGTTCGTCCGCGCCGCGATCGGTCCGATCCTGCAGGGGCTGCAGTCGCTGCCCTCGGTCGCCTGGGTGCCCCCGGCGGTGCTCTGGTTCGGGCTCAACGACGCGATGATGTACACCGTCATCCTGCTCGGCGCCGTCCCGTCGATCGCCAACGGCCTCGTCTCCGGCATCGATCAGATCCCGCCGCTGTTCCTGCGGGCCGGCCGCACCCTGGGCGCCACCGGCCTGCGCGGCGCCTGGCACGTGGTCATGCCGGCCGCGCTGCCCGGCTACCTGGCCGGCCTCAAGCAGGGCTGGGCCTTCTCCTGGCGCTCCCTGATGGCCGCGGAGATCATCGCCAGCTCCCCCGACCTGGGCCTGGGGCTGGGCCAGCTCCTCGAAAACGGCCGCAACAACATCGACCTGCCCGGCGTGTTCCTCGCGATCATCCTGATCCTGGTCGTCGGCATCGCCATCGACCTGCTGATCTTCAGCCCCGTCGAGCGGTGGGTGCTGCGCACCCGCGGCCTGCTGGTCAAGAGCTGA
- a CDS encoding sirohydrochlorin chelatase, producing the protein MSAHVTHSTQAPALLVIAHGSRDPRHAATVHALTRRVRALRPGLRVETAFLDFDTPTVDQAVASLYLSGVREIVALPLLLTRAFHAKSDIPAVLAGATSRLPDLSVRIADVLGPSPLLLATLERRLWEAGLTPADRATTGVVLASAGSSDPEAIAVIAETAREWRHTGWCAVRPAFASAVLPRTEDAVRALRAEGVRRIAVAPYVIAPGRLPDRIAAGAEAAGADVISAVLGPSPELARLLLRRYDAAAATQSRIPALAA; encoded by the coding sequence GTGTCCGCGCACGTCACGCACTCCACGCAGGCCCCCGCCCTGCTGGTCATCGCCCACGGCAGCCGCGACCCGCGGCACGCGGCGACCGTGCACGCCCTCACCCGGCGGGTACGGGCGCTGCGGCCGGGGCTGCGCGTGGAGACCGCCTTCCTGGACTTCGACACCCCGACCGTCGACCAGGCGGTGGCCTCGCTCTACCTCTCGGGCGTACGCGAGATCGTGGCGCTCCCGCTCCTTCTGACGCGGGCGTTCCACGCGAAGTCCGACATCCCGGCGGTGCTCGCCGGAGCCACGTCCCGCCTGCCGGACCTCTCGGTCCGGATCGCGGATGTGCTCGGCCCGTCGCCGCTGCTGCTGGCGACCCTGGAGCGCCGGCTGTGGGAAGCCGGCCTCACCCCGGCGGACCGCGCCACCACCGGTGTGGTGCTCGCGTCCGCCGGTTCCTCAGACCCGGAGGCGATCGCAGTGATCGCTGAAACCGCGCGGGAGTGGCGGCACACCGGTTGGTGCGCCGTGCGGCCTGCGTTCGCCTCCGCTGTTCTCCCCCGGACGGAGGACGCCGTACGCGCCCTGCGCGCGGAGGGCGTCCGCCGGATCGCGGTGGCCCCCTACGTCATCGCCCCCGGGCGGCTCCCCGACCGCATCGCGGCGGGCGCCGAAGCCGCGGGCGCGGACGTGATCTCCGCCGTCCTGGGCCCCTCCCCGGAACTGGCCCGCCTGCTGCTGCGCCGCTACGACGCAGCCGCCGCGACCCAGTCCCGCATCCCGGCCCTGGCGGCCTGA